A genomic segment from Spinacia oleracea cultivar Varoflay chromosome 3, BTI_SOV_V1, whole genome shotgun sequence encodes:
- the LOC130469570 gene encoding uncharacterized protein — MITAKRNPNKWCDFHDDHGHLTEECIQLKDNIEDLIRQGYLAKYLTDHREEKKAKEIPKSTPQIQAKNTLPAVPTMSFLAEDCRGITYDHEDPLVVSVDIANHMVHRVLVDGGSSANILFRCAFDKLKIDPRQLAKVNFPVIGFNGSSVIPDGKITLPVTIERRQTTRNNLTEFLVVDVPTVYNVIMGRPLIHKVKGVTSTYHQMMLYVSDAGTPEKLRGNQESARRCNYNAVKTRNRRDFDLEENSPEEKSDLQEASGGIKRKSDDVESNRSTLMTDMRADPTMGRPRRTPRWRISPLKKEETHQASE; from the exons ATGATAACTGCCAAGAGGAACCCAAACAAGTGGTGCGACTTCCACGACGATCATGGGCATCTGACAGAGGAGTGTATCCAGCTAAAAGATAACATAGAAGATCTCATCCGACAGGGATATCTAGCCAAGTATCTTACAGATCACAGGGAGGAGAAGAAAGCCAAAGAGATCCCCAAATCAACACCTCAGATCCAAGCCAAAA ACACCCTTCCGGCGGTTCCAACAATGAGCTTTTTGGCTGAAGATTGCCGAGGTATAACATATGACCACGAAGACCCGCTCGTTGTATCAGTAGACATAGCCAATCACATGGTCCACAGGGTCCTGGTCGACGGAGGGAGCTCGGCCAATATACTCTTCAGATGCGCATTCGACAAGCTTAAAATTGATCCCAGACAACTGGCCAAGGTCAACTTCCCTGTTATCGGCTTCAATGGTTCATCTGTCATCCCTGACGGAAAGATAACACTCCCCGTAACCATCGAAAGACGGCAGACTACAAGAAATAACTTAACCGAATTCTTGGTAGTCGACGTGCCGACAGTCTACAACGTCATAATGGGGAGACCATTGATCCACAAGGTCAAGGGCGTAACATCGACTTACCACCAGATGATGTTATATGTATCCGACGCTGGCACACCTGAAAAACTACGAGGAAACCAAGAGTCAGCTCGCCGATGCAATTACAACGCGGTCAAAACCCGAAATAGGCGAGATTTTGACCTAGAGGAGAACTCTCCTGAAGAAAAGTCCGACCTTCAGGAAGCTTCTGGaggaatcaaaagaaaatcagATGACGTCGAGTCAAACAGATCCACCCTGATGACGGATATGAGGGCAGACCCGACAATGGGGAGGCCCAGACGGACACCGAGATGGAGGATATCTCCCCTGAAGAAGGAGGAGACCCATCAGGCATCAGAATAG